In Paraglaciecola sp. T6c, the sequence CCGATAGGCAACGCCGCTACGGGATGACGGGCGAACAGGTCAGTTAATGACAGGTTCGTTTGCAGTTATCTCCACTTTCGCTTCTGAGGGCTCACAATGTTGAAAGAACGTATTCTGACCGCACTGGTGTTAGCACCGCTGGTACTGTGTTCGATTTTATTTCTACCTATGCTTGGTTTCGAAATAGCCATGATTGGCGTGCTTGGATTAGGTGCATGGGAATGGGCAAATATGTCTGGGTTTGTTACCCGCCAAACTAAAGCCATATATACGCTTATAGTGGTGGCCATATGCAGCTATTTCACCTTTACCATAGACGTGGAAAATATCTGGTATCAAGGCCAGTTAAATAGCCTTTACCATTATATTTTAGGTATCGCCGCCTTGTGGTGGTTCGTATCTTTGTTGATGATCATTGCCTATCCTCGTTTTAGTTCATTTTGGCGCACGCGTAGGGGGATTCAAGGGATATTCGGACTACTCACGCTAATACCAACTTGGGTCGCGATAGTCTCATTGCGAACCAGTTTGTATGACGTCGATAGCTTTTACGGCGCGTCACTCATTTTTTACGTGTTGGGCATAGTATGGGCTGCCGATATTGGCGCATTCTTTGTTGGGGTTAAGTTTGGGCGCACTAAACTGCGCCCAAGAGTCTCTCCTGGCAAAACCTTTGAAGGCTTAATGGGAGGCGTTGGCGCTTCTTCACTTATTATTGCTTTTGCGGCACTTCACTATGCCGTTGACCCCAGCCGAATTTGGATCAACATTTTAATTGGCGGTTTGACGGTTGCGGTATCTGCATTAGGCGATTTAAACGAAAGTATGCTCAAACGCTGTGCGGGTATCAAAGACAGTGGAAACTTGTTACCGGGACACGGTGGTATTTTAGATCGCATTGACAGCTTAACGGCTGCATTTCCTGTTTTTGCCTTTTGCTATGTTTCGTGGATGGCTTAATGCAAAATATTTGTATATTAGGCGCAACAGGCTCTATTGGACAAAGCACTATTGATGTGGTGTTGCGCCACCCTGGTTTGTATCAGGTTTATGCGTTAACAGCTCATAGCCAAATAGATAAGCTCCTTGAGCAAGCCAAACTGTGCCAACCTAAGTATCTTGTGTTATCCGACAGCACTCGTTATCAAAATGCCAAACAAGCGTTACTCGCCAGTGGAATAAAAACAGAGCTTCTGTCAGGCGCGCAAGCGTTAGCTGATGTTGCCAGCGCTGATGAGGTTGATGTAGTGATGGCCGCTATTGTCGGTGGTGCGGGTTTATTACCAACTATCGCGGCGGTTAAAGCGGGCAAGAAGGTACTATTGGCCAACAAAGAATCGTTGGTGATGTCAGGCGAGTTATTCATTAATGCAGCTAAAGAGCATGGCGCGACGATATTGCCCATTGACAGTGAACACAACGCTATATTTCAGTGCTTGCCTCATGACTTTCAATACGGTGATTTGGCGGCCTCCGGGATCAGCAGTATCTTATTAACCGGCTCGGGAGGGCCGTTTCGGGAAACGCCATTAAATCGTTTATCTGAGATGACACCTGCTCAAGCATGTGCTCACCCTAATTGGGATATGGGGCAAAAGATATCGGTCGATTCCGCCACTATGATGAATAAAGGCTTGGAGTTTATTGAAGCGCGTTGGTTATTTGGCTTGCAAACGAGTGATATCAAAGTGGTATTACATCCTCAGAGTATTATTCATTCCATGGTGCAGTATTGCGACGGTTCAGTGTTAGCCCAAATGGGCAACCCAGATATGCGCACGCCGATTGCCCATGGCTTAGCGTTTCCAAAACGCATTGATTCTGGGGTTAAACCTCTGGACTTCCAAAACGTGAGCAATTTTAGTTTCGACGAACCTGAGCCACAACGCTATCCCAATTTATATTTGGCAATAGAAGCATCTGATGCAGGCCAATATGCTACAACCGCATTAAATGCAGCGAATGAAGTGGCAGTGGCAGCTTTCTTATCTGGCCAAATTGGATTTAGCCAAATAGCCCAAGTCAATCAACAATGCGTAGCAAAAATGCAGGGGTGTCAGCTCGATGACATCAATGCCATTGTTGAGTGGGATAAGGAATGTCGTCGTCAGGCACAACAAATTATTTCATCTTACTCAAGAGAGGCGCGCTAATGTTAGGCTTTTTATGGAGTTTAGCGTCGTTCGTTATTGCGCTGGGTATTTTGGTCGCTGTGCACGAGTGGGGACACTTCTGGGTGGCAAGGCGCTGCGGAGTCAAAGTCGAGCGTTTTTCCGTCGGTTTCGGTAAAGCGCTTTGGCGTCGCACGGATAAGCTAGGCACTGAATACGTTATTGCTGCCATACCATTAGGTGGTTACGTAAAAATGCTCGACGAGCGAGTAGACGACGTAGCAGAAGAAGATTTGCCTCACGCTTTTAATCGTCAGCACGTACTCAAGCGAATTGCTATTATCGCTGCTGGCCCGTTAACCAACTTCATTTTCGCCATATTTGCTTTATTTGTGATGTATCTTATCGGCGTTCAAACTATCAAGCCGATGCTAGGCGAAATAAAGCCAGACAGTATCGCCAGCCAAGCTGGATTGCTAGAGGGCTCTATCATCAAGCGAGTGGGAGAGCGAGACACCATCGATTGGCAAGCGGTGAATCTAGAGCTGATTTCATATATTGGCAATGATACTCTGCCACTCACTATTACATTGCCAAATAGTCCAGTTGAACAAACTAAAGTGTTAAATTTGAGCACTTGGCAATTTGATCCGGACAAAGACTCCGCAATCGAAAGTTTAGGTTTGTCTGTGTATCGGCCAGAAGTCTTGAGTATCGTTGGTTTGGTGGCTGAAAAGTCTGCTGCTGAGCAACTTGGTTTAAAGGTTGGCGATAAAATTCAGCAGGTAGATGGAACTACCATGGCAAATTGGGAACAAATAGTCAGTTATGTTGCAAAGCGTCCCAATGCTGATGTTGTTATTGAGGTGCTAAGAGACGAGCAGGTTGTGAGGTTGAGCGGCTTGTTGGGCTCGCGCCAAGATGGTGAAAATGAGATTGGTTACTTGGGTGTCAGCCCAACGTTAGCACCATGGCCGAAAGGGGTTTTATTCACTCACCAATACGGTCTGATTGATGCTGTTGCC encodes:
- the rseP gene encoding sigma E protease regulator RseP, which produces MLGFLWSLASFVIALGILVAVHEWGHFWVARRCGVKVERFSVGFGKALWRRTDKLGTEYVIAAIPLGGYVKMLDERVDDVAEEDLPHAFNRQHVLKRIAIIAAGPLTNFIFAIFALFVMYLIGVQTIKPMLGEIKPDSIASQAGLLEGSIIKRVGERDTIDWQAVNLELISYIGNDTLPLTITLPNSPVEQTKVLNLSTWQFDPDKDSAIESLGLSVYRPEVLSIVGLVAEKSAAEQLGLKVGDKIQQVDGTTMANWEQIVSYVAKRPNADVVIEVLRDEQVVRLSGLLGSRQDGENEIGYLGVSPTLAPWPKGVLFTHQYGLIDAVAQASDKTWRLMTLSVEMLGKLITGDVSVKNLSGPISIAQGAGMSASSGIVYFLSFLALISVNLGIINLLPIPVLDGGHLLYYFIELLRGRPVPDSIQEIGFKIGGLLLLLFMSIAIINDITRL
- a CDS encoding phosphatidate cytidylyltransferase, which gives rise to MLKERILTALVLAPLVLCSILFLPMLGFEIAMIGVLGLGAWEWANMSGFVTRQTKAIYTLIVVAICSYFTFTIDVENIWYQGQLNSLYHYILGIAALWWFVSLLMIIAYPRFSSFWRTRRGIQGIFGLLTLIPTWVAIVSLRTSLYDVDSFYGASLIFYVLGIVWAADIGAFFVGVKFGRTKLRPRVSPGKTFEGLMGGVGASSLIIAFAALHYAVDPSRIWINILIGGLTVAVSALGDLNESMLKRCAGIKDSGNLLPGHGGILDRIDSLTAAFPVFAFCYVSWMA
- the ispC gene encoding 1-deoxy-D-xylulose-5-phosphate reductoisomerase, which produces MQNICILGATGSIGQSTIDVVLRHPGLYQVYALTAHSQIDKLLEQAKLCQPKYLVLSDSTRYQNAKQALLASGIKTELLSGAQALADVASADEVDVVMAAIVGGAGLLPTIAAVKAGKKVLLANKESLVMSGELFINAAKEHGATILPIDSEHNAIFQCLPHDFQYGDLAASGISSILLTGSGGPFRETPLNRLSEMTPAQACAHPNWDMGQKISVDSATMMNKGLEFIEARWLFGLQTSDIKVVLHPQSIIHSMVQYCDGSVLAQMGNPDMRTPIAHGLAFPKRIDSGVKPLDFQNVSNFSFDEPEPQRYPNLYLAIEASDAGQYATTALNAANEVAVAAFLSGQIGFSQIAQVNQQCVAKMQGCQLDDINAIVEWDKECRRQAQQIISSYSREAR